A section of the Candidatus Limnocylindrales bacterium genome encodes:
- the fmt gene encoding methionyl-tRNA formyltransferase translates to MGTPEYAAVSLRRLLTTKHRVRAVVTRPDKPRGRGHKVEAGPVKREAIAAGIEVLEPASPREESFVEQLKALHADLGVVVAYGRILPRAVLAAPRLGCINAHASLLPRLRGAAPIERALLAGMTETGVTIMQMNEGLDEGDVILERSMRIPATMNGAGLRAELAALSAELLVETIDRFADYGAAIRRRPQHHADATFAPPLRKQEASIHWNEDAQALWLRVRAFSPQPGAFATDRGARLKILDARFSRAAHDAAPGTVLGASEEGLLVACGTGVLELLQVQPEGKRAMSALAYERGLKAAGPRILGNGD, encoded by the coding sequence ATGGGGACACCCGAATACGCGGCGGTTTCGCTGCGGCGGCTGCTGACTACCAAGCATCGCGTGCGGGCCGTGGTCACTCGGCCGGACAAGCCGCGCGGCCGCGGACACAAGGTCGAAGCCGGACCGGTCAAGCGCGAAGCGATCGCGGCCGGCATCGAGGTTCTCGAGCCTGCGTCGCCGCGCGAAGAAAGCTTCGTGGAGCAGCTCAAGGCGCTTCACGCCGATCTCGGCGTGGTCGTAGCGTATGGGCGCATCCTGCCGCGTGCGGTGCTCGCGGCGCCGCGCCTCGGCTGCATCAATGCGCATGCGTCGCTGCTTCCGAGGCTTCGCGGCGCCGCTCCGATCGAACGCGCGCTTCTTGCCGGCATGACCGAGACCGGCGTGACGATCATGCAGATGAACGAAGGGCTCGACGAAGGCGACGTGATTCTCGAGCGCTCGATGCGGATTCCGGCCACGATGAACGGCGCCGGGCTTCGCGCCGAGCTGGCGGCGCTTTCGGCCGAGCTTCTGGTCGAGACCATCGACCGCTTCGCCGACTACGGAGCAGCGATCCGCCGGCGTCCGCAGCATCATGCCGATGCGACGTTCGCGCCGCCGCTTCGCAAACAGGAAGCGTCGATTCACTGGAACGAAGATGCGCAGGCGCTGTGGCTGCGCGTGCGCGCGTTCTCGCCGCAGCCGGGCGCATTCGCGACCGATCGCGGCGCGCGGCTGAAAATCCTCGACGCGCGCTTCTCGAGGGCCGCGCACGACGCCGCGCCGGGAACCGTCCTCGGTGCCTCGGAAGAAGGCCTGCTCGTGGCGTGCGGCACCGGCGTGCTCGAGCTTCTGCAGGTCCAACCCGAGGGAAAGCGCGCGATGTCCGCGCTCGCTTATGAACGCGGACTGAAGGCCGCCGGCCCGCGCATTTTGGGCAATGGCGACTGA
- the def gene encoding peptide deformylase, whose protein sequence is MSVLEIHKYPSRVLKQKAHDVRDIGGHVARMLHDMVDTMYIANGIGLAAPQIGVLERVIVVDTDPDNRGKNLLKIINPVIVESRGSIVWEEGCLSVVNYTAEVTRAQEILVRGWTLDEKEIEIEASDLEAVCLQHEIDHLEGTLFIDHVSRLKRELYRKRLRKENPELVEAAGSGTGTLF, encoded by the coding sequence GTGTCGGTTCTCGAGATCCACAAATACCCGAGCCGCGTGCTCAAGCAGAAGGCGCATGACGTCCGCGACATCGGCGGACATGTCGCCCGCATGCTGCACGACATGGTCGACACGATGTACATCGCCAACGGAATCGGGCTCGCGGCGCCGCAGATCGGAGTGCTCGAGCGCGTGATCGTCGTCGACACCGATCCCGACAACCGCGGCAAGAACCTGCTCAAGATCATCAACCCGGTCATCGTCGAGTCGCGCGGCTCGATCGTCTGGGAAGAAGGCTGCCTGAGCGTCGTCAACTACACGGCCGAAGTGACGCGCGCGCAGGAAATCCTGGTGCGCGGCTGGACGCTCGACGAGAAGGAAATCGAGATCGAGGCGAGCGATCTCGAGGCGGTCTGCCTGCAGCACGAGATCGACCATCTCGAAGGCACGCTGTTCATCGACCACGTCTCCAGGCTGAAGCGTGAGCTCTATCGAAAAAGGCTGCGCAAGGAGAATCCCGAGCTGGTCGAAGCGGCCGGCTCCGGCACGGGCACGCTTTTCTGA
- the priA gene encoding primosomal protein N', with product MSDFVHVTPLPAVASLARLSYAVPDSLRGLVRTGMRVVVPLGPRRVTALVIGEADAAPDGVVCRPLISLLDDSPIVPAKLLELLEWMADYYLSPIGDTLSLAVGRALTTTSHRAVMLREGELPEISDDLEKKIVALLAKANRPMPLVSIAQAVGRKNIDRALRSLVDRGIASIDDVLTSPRTRTQYETSVIIKRMPDDALEQTLLARAPKRRALLEHLARQPGRRATMSELTALFPSAPASLAALVEAGIVRSEKAERMRSPQEYVEHAEPPALTADQQSVVDAIIAASGSFSTLLLQGVTAAGKTEVYLRTIEEALSRGQGALVLVPEISLTHQVVARFRARFGDAVAVLHSDLTPGERWDEWRRIARGQARIAVGARSAVLAPVSGLGLIVVDEEHDGSYKQDDGVRYHARDTAVMRGRIEGCPVVLGSATPSLESWRHAVDGRYRHLRLPTRVTPCPPPRIELVDLRGKDIEQGGGLSQRLTDALRENYAAGGQTLLFLNRRGYACSLQCWACGVTLECGSCSVAMTVHQNDRTLRCHHCDARRAMPAACPSCGKTAMFSQGLGTQRLEATVRTLLPDARVARLDRDATEQRGLLAETLSAWRRGEVDVLLGTQMIAKGHDVPGVTLVGVVQADVSLSVPDFRGAERTFQLISQVAGRAGRGTEQGNVIVQTYQPEHPAIALAAIHDFDAYAREELAERTTLGYPPITRMGMLRLEGEDRQMVERLSAQAARAMMEAGTESGEIQVRGPAPALIERIKERYRFHVHVRSPRSALVRAALSRGRAAVSQAARASRIRVLVDVDPVDMF from the coding sequence GTGTCAGATTTTGTTCATGTGACGCCGCTTCCGGCCGTCGCCAGCCTTGCCCGCCTTTCGTATGCGGTGCCGGATTCGCTGCGCGGTCTGGTGCGGACCGGCATGCGCGTGGTGGTGCCGCTCGGGCCGCGGCGCGTGACGGCGCTCGTCATCGGCGAAGCCGACGCAGCGCCCGACGGCGTCGTGTGCCGGCCGCTGATCTCGCTGCTCGACGACAGCCCGATCGTACCGGCGAAATTGCTCGAGCTTCTCGAGTGGATGGCCGACTACTACCTGTCGCCGATCGGCGACACGCTTTCGCTGGCTGTCGGACGTGCGCTCACGACCACCTCGCACCGTGCTGTGATGCTGCGCGAAGGCGAGCTGCCCGAAATCAGCGACGATCTCGAGAAGAAAATCGTCGCCCTGCTTGCCAAGGCCAACCGGCCGATGCCGCTGGTTTCGATCGCGCAGGCGGTCGGCCGCAAGAATATCGACCGCGCGCTGCGCTCGCTCGTCGACCGCGGCATCGCGTCGATCGACGACGTGCTGACTTCTCCGCGCACGCGCACGCAGTACGAGACGTCGGTGATCATCAAGCGCATGCCCGACGATGCGCTCGAGCAGACGCTGCTGGCACGCGCACCGAAGCGCCGCGCGCTGCTCGAGCATCTCGCGCGCCAGCCCGGGCGCCGCGCGACGATGAGCGAGCTCACCGCGCTGTTTCCGTCGGCGCCGGCGTCGCTCGCGGCGCTCGTCGAGGCTGGAATCGTACGCAGCGAAAAGGCCGAGCGCATGCGCTCGCCGCAGGAATATGTCGAGCATGCCGAGCCGCCGGCGCTTACCGCCGACCAGCAGAGCGTCGTCGATGCGATCATCGCTGCTTCCGGAAGCTTCTCCACGCTGCTGCTCCAGGGCGTGACCGCGGCCGGCAAAACCGAGGTCTACCTGCGAACGATCGAGGAGGCGCTGTCGCGAGGGCAGGGCGCGCTCGTGCTGGTGCCGGAGATTTCACTGACCCATCAGGTCGTCGCGCGCTTTCGCGCGCGCTTCGGCGATGCGGTCGCGGTGCTGCACAGCGATCTGACGCCAGGCGAACGCTGGGACGAATGGCGGCGCATCGCGCGCGGCCAGGCCCGGATTGCCGTCGGCGCGCGCTCGGCAGTGCTCGCGCCGGTATCGGGCCTCGGCCTCATCGTCGTCGACGAAGAGCACGACGGGTCGTACAAGCAGGACGACGGCGTGCGCTATCACGCCCGCGACACGGCCGTCATGCGCGGCCGCATCGAAGGCTGCCCGGTCGTGCTCGGCTCGGCGACGCCGTCGCTCGAAAGCTGGCGGCACGCCGTCGACGGCCGCTATCGGCATCTGCGGCTGCCGACGCGCGTCACGCCGTGTCCGCCTCCGCGCATCGAGCTCGTCGACTTGCGCGGAAAAGACATCGAGCAGGGCGGCGGCCTCAGCCAGCGGCTTACCGATGCGCTGCGCGAGAACTACGCGGCCGGCGGGCAGACGCTGCTGTTCCTCAACCGGCGCGGATATGCGTGTTCACTGCAGTGCTGGGCGTGCGGCGTGACGCTCGAATGCGGCTCGTGCAGCGTCGCGATGACGGTGCATCAGAACGACCGCACGCTTCGCTGTCACCACTGCGACGCGCGCCGCGCAATGCCGGCCGCGTGCCCGTCCTGCGGAAAGACGGCGATGTTCTCGCAGGGACTCGGCACGCAGCGGCTCGAGGCGACGGTTCGCACGCTGCTGCCGGACGCGCGTGTTGCGCGGCTCGACCGCGATGCGACCGAGCAGCGCGGCCTGCTTGCCGAAACGCTGTCGGCGTGGCGGCGCGGCGAGGTCGACGTACTGCTCGGCACGCAGATGATCGCCAAAGGCCACGACGTTCCCGGCGTCACGCTCGTCGGCGTCGTGCAGGCGGACGTGTCGCTGTCGGTGCCCGACTTTCGCGGAGCCGAGCGCACGTTTCAGCTGATCTCGCAGGTTGCGGGACGTGCCGGGCGCGGCACCGAGCAGGGAAACGTGATCGTGCAGACGTATCAGCCCGAGCATCCGGCGATCGCGCTTGCGGCGATTCACGACTTCGACGCCTACGCGCGCGAGGAGCTCGCCGAGCGCACGACGCTTGGCTATCCGCCGATCACGCGCATGGGCATGCTCCGGCTCGAAGGCGAAGACCGCCAGATGGTCGAACGGCTCTCGGCCCAGGCCGCCCGCGCGATGATGGAGGCTGGTACGGAAAGCGGCGAGATTCAGGTGCGGGGCCCTGCGCCGGCCCTGATCGAGCGCATCAAGGAGCGCTACCGCTTTCACGTGCACGTACGGTCTCCCCGATCTGCGCTCGTGCGAGCCGCGCTGTCGCGTGGCCGCGCCGCGGTGTCCCAGGCTGCGCGGGCTTCGCGAATTCGCGTGCTTGTCGACGTCGATCCGGTCGACATGTTCTGA
- a CDS encoding secretin N-terminal domain-containing protein, giving the protein MRADLLAGERRARHLRRALVGVCGLIALSGVLVRNFHRAPEAAPAPLPASKPAAAAVPDRTKVEAATVVTASQPASNLKTRPLAAWLADVARDADRDLVISPDLRGDLTASESKDLDWKARLEAYSHVFGFDFVVRDGLIEVRRASAGSHAESAREEESAHATESGKAPTENAAPAAGAAAATPAAAPPPPPPQTRVMRLAYATAKEAASVLSKNATGLDVTAMADPSSNSIVLSGQPKELARVAAVVGELDRPRRRILLEAKIVEVLRSARLDFGVEWKLTGTTVGGDVRFPPPQSDAGSAALVIATHGAAALDAKISALEAGGKLHVISRPSVVMVEGSPATIESVRILRIRLPSNGTVVGDEVSTGSNGRATEDIPVGVRLEVTPAIRAGGRVLLRVKAKSSSLGAPLPPDNIPEELSRMVDAEVLVTSGETAVLGGLSREAGSKSGAGVPGLRRVPGLGALFGRKSDASEDEELLVLVTPRVLD; this is encoded by the coding sequence GTGCGCGCTGACCTGCTGGCCGGCGAGCGGCGCGCGCGGCACCTGCGGCGCGCGCTCGTCGGCGTGTGCGGATTGATCGCGTTGAGCGGCGTTCTTGTCCGCAACTTTCACCGGGCGCCGGAGGCCGCGCCTGCTCCATTGCCCGCAAGCAAGCCGGCCGCGGCTGCCGTCCCGGACCGTACGAAGGTCGAAGCGGCGACCGTCGTGACCGCGTCGCAGCCAGCATCGAATCTCAAAACGAGGCCGCTCGCTGCATGGCTCGCCGATGTCGCGCGCGACGCCGACCGCGACCTCGTGATCAGCCCGGATCTGAGAGGCGACCTGACGGCGAGCGAGTCGAAGGATCTCGACTGGAAGGCACGGCTCGAGGCCTACTCGCACGTATTCGGCTTCGATTTCGTAGTGCGCGACGGGCTGATCGAGGTGCGCCGGGCAAGCGCGGGCAGTCACGCGGAGTCTGCTCGCGAAGAAGAGTCCGCTCACGCAACCGAATCAGGCAAAGCCCCGACCGAGAACGCCGCGCCGGCTGCGGGCGCCGCAGCCGCAACGCCGGCGGCCGCACCGCCTCCTCCTCCGCCGCAGACGCGCGTGATGCGTCTTGCATATGCCACAGCCAAGGAAGCGGCGTCGGTCCTCTCCAAGAATGCGACGGGACTCGACGTAACGGCGATGGCCGATCCGTCGTCGAATTCGATCGTGCTCTCCGGACAGCCGAAGGAGCTCGCACGCGTCGCGGCGGTCGTCGGCGAGCTCGACCGGCCGCGAAGGCGCATTCTCCTCGAAGCGAAGATCGTCGAGGTGCTTCGTTCGGCGCGGCTCGATTTCGGCGTCGAATGGAAGCTTACCGGCACGACAGTCGGTGGAGACGTGCGGTTTCCGCCGCCGCAGAGCGACGCCGGCAGCGCCGCGCTGGTGATCGCCACGCACGGCGCCGCCGCGCTAGATGCGAAGATCTCCGCGCTCGAAGCCGGCGGCAAGCTGCACGTGATTTCGCGTCCGAGCGTCGTGATGGTCGAAGGCAGCCCGGCAACGATCGAGAGCGTGCGCATCCTGCGCATACGCCTGCCGAGCAACGGCACGGTCGTCGGCGACGAAGTCTCGACGGGATCGAACGGGCGCGCGACCGAAGACATTCCCGTTGGTGTACGGCTCGAAGTCACGCCGGCGATCCGCGCGGGCGGACGCGTGCTGCTGCGCGTGAAGGCGAAGTCGAGCAGTCTCGGCGCACCGCTGCCGCCCGACAACATTCCGGAAGAGCTCAGCCGCATGGTCGACGCTGAAGTGCTCGTAACCAGCGGCGAGACGGCGGTGCTCGGCGGTCTTTCGCGCGAGGCCGGCTCAAAGAGCGGCGCGGGCGTACCGGGACTGCGCCGCGTTCCAGGGCTCGGCGCACTGTTCGGCAGGAAATCCGATGCGTCCGAGGACGAAGAGCTCCTGGTCCTCGTCACGCCGCGCGTCCTCGACTGA
- a CDS encoding shikimate kinase, protein MLHVVLTGFMASGKTAVGRRLARRLGFDFVDTDQVIEDHAGATVSEIFAREGEPAFRRLERETIEGLALERPTVIATGGGTFVDAENRATLHRLGPVVCLVTSPEVILERVSRSDKRPLASGPGAPERLAKLYETRLPFYRMADVMVETDGLTVDQAAARVAAAISPRLRSSARSEAQCDAKPRPQSDAATTAEAKPSAGPSGDKERSAGSPAEKER, encoded by the coding sequence ATGCTTCACGTCGTGCTCACAGGCTTCATGGCAAGCGGCAAGACCGCGGTCGGGCGCAGGCTCGCCCGCCGGCTCGGCTTCGATTTCGTCGACACCGACCAGGTGATCGAAGATCACGCCGGCGCAACGGTTTCCGAGATTTTTGCGCGCGAAGGCGAGCCGGCGTTCCGGCGGCTCGAGCGCGAGACGATCGAAGGCCTTGCGCTCGAGCGGCCGACCGTCATTGCGACCGGCGGCGGCACGTTCGTCGATGCGGAAAACCGCGCGACGCTGCATCGGCTCGGTCCGGTCGTCTGCCTCGTGACGTCTCCCGAAGTCATCCTCGAGCGCGTGTCGCGCTCGGACAAGCGGCCGCTTGCGTCTGGTCCCGGTGCGCCCGAACGGCTCGCAAAGCTGTATGAGACACGGCTTCCGTTCTACAGGATGGCCGACGTGATGGTGGAAACCGACGGACTGACGGTCGACCAGGCGGCGGCGCGCGTCGCGGCAGCGATCTCGCCGCGCCTGCGCAGCAGTGCGCGCAGCGAAGCGCAGTGCGACGCGAAACCTCGCCCGCAATCGGACGCCGCGACCACGGCTGAAGCAAAGCCATCCGCCGGCCCGTCCGGCGACAAGGAGCGATCAGCCGGCTCGCCCGCAGAGAAAGAGCGATGA
- the aroB gene encoding 3-dehydroquinate synthase yields the protein MTVAANVKNARATVRVELAERSYDCTVGAGVLDDVGRVLAAMKPTRVFLVTNETVAPLYAAAVRESLAAADTRLADELVSIELRDGERYKTMASVETIYDTALEAGIDRKAVLVALGGGVVGDLTAFAASTILRGVRFVMIPTTLLSQVDSSVGGKTGMDRPQGKNLVGTFWQPSAVLIDPSTLATLPERELRAGLAEVVKTGAILDAELFERLERDAVALVARDPEVLTEVIARCVRIKADVVEQDEREEKGLRRILNFGHTVGHAIEQVTGYDRFLHGEAVAIGMGVAARLSEKRGLCAASDARRIESLLHRLGLEHEVPSGLDREALVRAIRLDKKAERDRVAYIVCEAIGRCRAETLEVAEIAAAI from the coding sequence ATGACCGTTGCTGCGAACGTAAAGAACGCGCGCGCAACCGTCCGCGTTGAGCTCGCGGAAAGATCGTACGACTGCACGGTCGGCGCCGGCGTTCTCGATGACGTGGGCCGCGTGCTCGCCGCGATGAAACCCACGCGCGTATTTCTCGTCACGAACGAAACGGTCGCTCCGCTCTACGCGGCCGCCGTTCGCGAGAGTCTCGCGGCGGCCGACACACGGCTCGCGGACGAGCTCGTGTCGATCGAGCTCCGTGACGGCGAACGCTACAAGACGATGGCGAGCGTGGAGACGATCTACGACACCGCGCTCGAAGCCGGTATCGATCGCAAAGCCGTCCTGGTTGCGCTCGGCGGCGGCGTCGTCGGCGATCTCACGGCTTTTGCTGCCTCCACAATCCTGCGCGGCGTGCGCTTCGTGATGATCCCGACGACGCTGCTTTCACAGGTCGATTCGAGCGTCGGCGGCAAGACCGGCATGGATCGTCCGCAGGGAAAGAACCTCGTCGGCACGTTCTGGCAGCCGTCGGCCGTGCTGATCGATCCGTCCACGCTGGCGACGCTGCCGGAGCGCGAGCTGCGCGCCGGGCTTGCCGAAGTCGTCAAGACCGGTGCGATCCTCGATGCCGAGCTGTTCGAACGGCTCGAACGCGACGCCGTCGCGCTCGTCGCACGCGATCCCGAGGTGCTGACCGAAGTGATCGCGCGCTGCGTCCGCATCAAGGCCGACGTGGTCGAGCAGGACGAGCGCGAGGAGAAGGGTCTCAGGCGCATTCTCAACTTCGGCCACACGGTCGGGCATGCGATCGAGCAGGTGACCGGCTACGACCGCTTCCTTCACGGCGAAGCGGTCGCAATCGGCATGGGCGTGGCAGCCCGCCTCTCCGAAAAGCGCGGCCTGTGCGCGGCGAGCGACGCGCGCCGCATCGAATCCCTGCTCCACCGGCTCGGGCTCGAGCACGAAGTGCCGTCCGGTCTCGACAGGGAAGCGCTCGTCCGTGCAATCCGTCTCGACAAGAAGGCCGAGCGCGATCGCGTGGCGTACATCGTCTGCGAAGCGATCGGACGCTGCCGCGCGGAGACGCTCGAGGTGGCCGAAATCGCCGCCGCCATATAG
- the aroQ gene encoding type II 3-dehydroquinate dehydratase — translation MTARKPILVVHGPNLNMLGTREPDVYGTATLADINASLEKLAGELGTAIETFQSNGEGELVTRIQQAARENSGILINPGAYTHTSVAIRDAIAAVGIPTVECHLSNIHKREEFRHRSLIVDVAVGQVMGFGADSYLLGLRALIALLARS, via the coding sequence ATGACCGCACGTAAACCCATCCTCGTGGTCCACGGACCCAACCTCAACATGCTCGGCACGCGCGAGCCGGACGTGTACGGCACCGCTACGCTCGCGGACATCAACGCATCGCTCGAAAAGCTCGCCGGCGAGCTCGGGACGGCGATCGAGACGTTCCAGTCGAACGGCGAGGGCGAGCTCGTGACGCGCATCCAGCAGGCTGCGCGCGAGAACTCGGGAATCCTCATCAATCCGGGTGCGTACACGCATACGAGTGTCGCAATCCGCGACGCGATCGCGGCTGTCGGCATACCCACGGTCGAGTGTCATCTGTCGAACATCCACAAGCGCGAAGAGTTCCGTCACCGTTCGCTCATCGTGGACGTCGCCGTCGGCCAGGTGATGGGCTTCGGTGCCGACAGCTACCTGCTCGGGCTGCGCGCGCTGATCGCCCTTCTCGCTCGATCATGA